The following nucleotide sequence is from Bradyrhizobium roseum.
AAAGGCGATCTCGCCGCCGGCGCCGGGCTTGTTCAGCACGACGAACTTGGCCTTGCCGCCGAGCTTCTGCTCGACGAACGGCAGCAGCTTGCGCGCCATGACGTCGGTGGCGCCGCCCGGCGCAAACCCGATCACGACCTCGATCGGCTTGTCCTCCGGCCATCCCGCCGAGGCCGGTCCCCCAGCCAAACATCCCAATGCCGCTGCAACCAGCGCGATGACCTTACCCTGCATGGCGTTCCAACCCCTGTTCTTATTGTTGCCCGGTCGTCCCGCCAGGGCGGCGCGGCCGGTGAATGATGTGGAGCGGTTGTAGCGGTGCGGTTCGGTCGGGAATAGCGGGCGGCACGCATAGCCCCATGAGCGGCTTGTGGCGCCACGGCAATCCTAAAAATTGAACAGGCTGAAAATCGCCCCCAAGATCCCCGCGATGACGGCCAGCACGCCGAAGAGCACGGTCGCTACCGCGTCGAGCAGCACGTCGATTACATTCGACAGCGAACTGGCCGCCACGATCACGACGCAGCAGCCGGCGCCGATCAACAGCGACGTGATCATGCTGAACACCATGATCCACAGCACGGCGAACACCAGCGCGCTCAACATTACCGCCACGGCGAGGCGGCGGGCAGGGCTGGATTTTGAGGCCGGCCGGGCGGCTGGCTCTGACGGGCTCATGACGGGAAATTCCAACGGGCGATGCGGATTTTGTCTCGGCAGGGCCGCAAACGGTTCAACCGGAGCCGAGCCGCCGGCGTCGCCTGGCGGCTTGCATGGCCAAGCGCGCAAGTCGCGTGAGGCTGCGCCAGCTTGAACCCCCTACATTTGAAGATCGGGCACGAACATCGCCCGCACCGTCCATTTCATCTGCGGCTGGCTTTGCCGGATGCAGTACCGGCCGTCGATGACGGGCACCTTGATGACGGAAGTCGGCCTGTTGCCACAGCAATTCTGGACGCTGTCCGGAAATCCCGGCTGGTAGATGTAGAAGCGGGCGTAGAAGGGGTCGACGGTCACCACGAGGTAGATCGAGTTCAGGCCCCGCGGAATCTTGTCGCGCAGGTCGACCAGACGGTCGCCGGGAGTGCAGGCCAGGGCGGCCGTGACCAGGAGCCAGTTCATCGCCACAGCGTAGCCTAATTCGCGCCGTCCGAAAGACCGCCTGTTGGCGTGGGTCGCCGGGTTGTGTTCTGATCGGCTGTCGGCCATCAGGCCGCGGCGCATCTGGATTGACGCGCGGCCGGTCTTATCTTCTCGAAGTGGCCACGTGGCGTTGTCCTGCTGACTGTGGCCCGAAGGGTGCAGCCATGACGGAATGGTATTTTGTCTGGGTCGAAGGTCTGCGCGGGCCAATGCCGCAGAAATGGTCGTCGGATGGGCTCTGGGGCCAGGTGGGCCGGCAGGATGTCATCGTTCGTTTCACACTTGATGACGCGGAGGCGCATCTGCCGCTCGACGAATTAGCCAGGCGTCATCCGGTTCCCCGCGGCAAATAGGTGAGGGGTGGCCGCCACAACACCGCCGGCATTTCGGGGCCGCGTGGTTCGCCGGTCAGTTCTCGAAATGGACGCCGATCCGCCTCTCCTTGCGCCAGACGACGCGGCTCGGCAGATGGCGGTGGTCGGCTTCCACCACCAGCATGAAGCGTTCGGGAATGCCGACTGGAGAGTTGACGTCGAGGGCAGCGCCGGTGTCGGAGAGATTGCGGATCGTGCAGTCGATAACGGCGCCGTTACTGAATGAAATCTTGCCGCCTTTCAACAGCCGCCGCCGGGGTGCGATTCTGTGCTCGTCCATGGCCTGGACCTCCGCATTGATGCGGAAGTCTTTCACACCCACTGTTACCATCCTATTACCGTACGTTGTACTCCAAAGGAAGCACACCAAGTTGTGAATTGCCGCAGGCCGGCCTGGCCGTTCAGCGGGGCGAGCTATCGGTCCGCGCCCGCCGGCCTTCAATCGGGTAGCCGGGGTCGTTGAATCCCGGCGTCGAGGGATGGCCGCTCACCACCAGCCGGTCGATCAGCGCCTCGTCCTCGGCCGTGAAGCGATAGTCGATCGCCTTCAGATAATCATCCCATTGTGCCTCGGTGCGGGGGCCGGCGATGACAGCCGAGACGAACGACGAGTTCAGCACCCATGACACCGCGAACTGTCCGGCGGTGATGCCGCGGGCTTCGGCATGCTGCTTGATCTGTTGGGCGAGTTGCAGCGACTCCGGCCGCCATTCGGTCTGCATCATGCGCTTGTCGGCGCGGCCGGCGCGCGTCTCCTTGTCGGGTTCTGCGTCCGGTCTGTACTTGCCGGTCAGCACGCCGCGCGCCAGCGGGCTATAAGGCACGATGCCGAGTCCATAATAGCCGCAGGCCGGAAAATGCTCGACCTCGGGCATGCGGTTCATCGCGTTGTAATAGGGCTGGCTGACGATCGGGCGGTCGATGCCGTTATTGTCGCAGATGTTGCAGATCTCGGCGACGCGCCAGGCGCGGTAATTCGACACGCCGAAATAGCGGATCTTGCCCTGGCGCATCAGGTCGCCGATGGCGCGAACCGTCTCCTCCAGCGGAGTCGCATGGTCTTCCTTGTGCAGATAATAGATGTCGATGAAATCGGTGCCGAGCCGCTTCAAACTTTCATCGGCCGCCTGCAGCACCCAGCGGCGCGACAGCCCGCCGCGATTGGGATCGCTGCCAAGCTGGTTGGCGAGTTTGGTCGCGAGAATCCAGTTTTGCCTGTTGTTGGAGATGGCGCGACCGACCACCTGTTCCGACTGTCCGCCATTATAGGCGTCCGCCGAGTCGATGAAGTTGACGCCGGCCTCGCTGGCTTTAGCGATGATCCGCGACGACGTCGCCTCGTCGGTGGGGCCGCCGAACATCATGGTGCCGAGACAGATCGGCGAAATCTTCAGGCCGCTGCGGCCGAGGTGGCGATATTGCATCGGGTGTGTCCTCTCCGTAACGCTGGAAGCATAGCGGCTAGACGTGGAAAGTCGGTGGCCTCAGCCCTCGCTCTTCAATATCTTGAACACGCCGCTCGCCATCGCGATACAGCGCTTGTCGACGGTCACCTCGGTCGTGATGAAGATCAGGCTGCGGGTGGAGCGTACCACGTGCGGCCGCGAGATCAGGATCTCGCCGATCTTGCCGGCTTCGACGAAATGCGTATCGAGCTGCACGGTCGCCAGTGTCGGCTTGCCCGAGACGTACCGGGCCGTCATGCCGCAGGTGCGGTCGGCAAACGTCATGAGCACGCCGCCCTGCACCAGGCCCCGGCGGTTGTGGTGCTTGTCCTCGGTGGCGAGGGCGTATTCGTGGGTGTCGTCGACCACGCGCTGCCATAGCGGCCCGATCAGGTGCAGGAAACCCGTGGTTTCGACGATTTTCCAGCCGTCGGATTTGAGTTTGTCCGCGGCTTTGCTCGTCATCGTGCTGTCCATTCCCTGCGGGTTGTCATGCGGTCCGTGTCATTTCATCTGATGCGCTTGTGTTGTAGTCAAGCAGGATGGCCCGGTCATTTGACGATACCACCCGGCGGAATATCGCAGAGCTCTGTGCGGCATTCACGCGGGCGCCTTCGGGCGACGCTGCGCCGGGGCTGAAGCGCGCGGCGGTCGCCATCGCGCTGACCGAGGGCGAAGCCGGTGGCGGCACGACCTTCTTGCTGACCCGCCGCGCCGCGACCTTGCGCTCGCACGCCGCGCAGTGGGCGCTGCCGGGTGGGCGTTGCGACCAGGGCGAGACGCAGGCGCAGGCCGCGCTGCGCGAACTGCATGAAGAACTCGGCGTCGGCCTCGGGGAGGGCGATGTGCTCGGCCTGCTCGACGACTATCCGACCCGGTCGGGCTATCTGATCACGCCCGTCGTGGTCTGGGTGAGCACCAGCACCGAACTGGTTCCGAACCCGGGAGAGGTCGCCTCGGTGCATCGTATCGCGCTCGACGATATCGAGCGTGGGGATGCCTTCAGCTTTACCACGATCCCCGAAAGTACGCGGCGGGTGATCCGCTTCCGTCATGCCGGCCAGCATATCCACGCGCCGACGGCGGCGTTGATCTATCAATTTGCTGAAGTGCTGGCGGGAAGAAGTACCCGCGTTGCGGAACTGGAACAGCCGGTATTTGCGTGGAAGTAGATGGGCGCGTCATTGCGAGCGAAGCGAAGCAATGACGGAAGCTCCGATCTGCCGGGTTGCGCAGGTGTATGGTTTCGGCGACGATGTCCTGGCCAATAAGAAAATAACTCCGGGAGTTCGCTCGACATGCTCAGAAACTGGCTTTGCGTTGCCGCCGCCATTCTCTGCTTGGGCGCAGCGACCGGTGCAGCACAGGCGCAAAACTATCCCGTGCGCGCCGTCACGCTGGTGATCCCGTTTGCGCCCGGCGGCAGCACATCGATCGTCGGCCGCGCCATTGCCGACAAGATGAGCGACGTGCTCGGCGAGAAGGTCGTGGTCGACAATCGTCCCGGCGCCGGCGGCACGGTCGGCACCAAGGCCGTCGCCAAGAGCGACCCGGATGGCTACACGCTGCTGCTGGGCTACACCGGCACGCTGGCGATCGGTCCCTCGCTCTACAAGAGCCCCGGCTACGATCCGCGCAAGGATTTTGCGCCGATCGGGATGATCGGCAACGCGCCGAATTCGCTGGTCGTGCATCCATCGTTTCCCGCCAAGAGCGTCGCCGAACTGATCGCCTACGCAAAGGCCAATCCGGACAAGGTCAATTTCGGCTCGGCGGGCGCCGGCACCGCCAGCCACATCACCGGCGAATATTTCGCCCGTGCCGCCGGCATCAAGCTGGTGCACATTCCCTACAAGGGCACCGGCCCGGCGCTGACCGATCTGCTCGGCGGCCACATTCCGATGGCGTTCGCGCCGATCCCGGCCTCGCATCCCAACGTCTCCGCCGGCAAGCTGCGCGCGCTCGCGGTCACCAGTGTCGCCCGCACGGGAATGTTGCCCGACGTGCCGACGATGATCGAAGCGGGCCTGTCCGGCTTCGACGCCTCGCTCTACTACGGCCTGGTTGCGCCCGCCGGCACGCCGCGGCCGGTGATCGACAAGCTGAACAAGGCACTGCGCGATGCGCTCGCATCCGACGAGGTGAAGAAGCAGCTGGGCAATGATGGCACCGAGATCACACCCGGAACGCCGGAAGACTATGCCGACTTCATCGACAAGGACGAGAAAAAGTGGTCGCAGCTCGTGAAAGCCAGCGGCGTCGAGCAAGAGTGATGCCGGACCTCGTCGGGAGTTTTCCGCATCGCCGTTGATTTGCATCAAGTTCTGCGTCGTACCGGCGGTAATATGATCGCAAACCAGCGTTGCGGAATTATGCCATGACTGACGATATGAAAATCGTTGTTCGCGAAGCCTTGATGAGCACGCGTGCCGTCACGGTTTGCCCGTTCCATCCCGACGTGACGATCCGCATTGGCGATGACGCGGCAGAAACCCATGCCTCGCACCGTCTGACCAATATCGCCGACGCCAACTGGGACCACGACACTCGATTGGTCGAAAT
It contains:
- a CDS encoding PilZ domain-containing protein, which encodes MDEHRIAPRRRLLKGGKISFSNGAVIDCTIRNLSDTGAALDVNSPVGIPERFMLVVEADHRHLPSRVVWRKERRIGVHFEN
- a CDS encoding aldo/keto reductase, translated to MQYRHLGRSGLKISPICLGTMMFGGPTDEATSSRIIAKASEAGVNFIDSADAYNGGQSEQVVGRAISNNRQNWILATKLANQLGSDPNRGGLSRRWVLQAADESLKRLGTDFIDIYYLHKEDHATPLEETVRAIGDLMRQGKIRYFGVSNYRAWRVAEICNICDNNGIDRPIVSQPYYNAMNRMPEVEHFPACGYYGLGIVPYSPLARGVLTGKYRPDAEPDKETRAGRADKRMMQTEWRPESLQLAQQIKQHAEARGITAGQFAVSWVLNSSFVSAVIAGPRTEAQWDDYLKAIDYRFTAEDEALIDRLVVSGHPSTPGFNDPGYPIEGRRARTDSSPR
- a CDS encoding PaaI family thioesterase; protein product: MTSKAADKLKSDGWKIVETTGFLHLIGPLWQRVVDDTHEYALATEDKHHNRRGLVQGGVLMTFADRTCGMTARYVSGKPTLATVQLDTHFVEAGKIGEILISRPHVVRSTRSLIFITTEVTVDKRCIAMASGVFKILKSEG
- a CDS encoding NUDIX hydrolase — its product is MARSFDDTTRRNIAELCAAFTRAPSGDAAPGLKRAAVAIALTEGEAGGGTTFLLTRRAATLRSHAAQWALPGGRCDQGETQAQAALRELHEELGVGLGEGDVLGLLDDYPTRSGYLITPVVVWVSTSTELVPNPGEVASVHRIALDDIERGDAFSFTTIPESTRRVIRFRHAGQHIHAPTAALIYQFAEVLAGRSTRVAELEQPVFAWK
- a CDS encoding Bug family tripartite tricarboxylate transporter substrate binding protein gives rise to the protein MLRNWLCVAAAILCLGAATGAAQAQNYPVRAVTLVIPFAPGGSTSIVGRAIADKMSDVLGEKVVVDNRPGAGGTVGTKAVAKSDPDGYTLLLGYTGTLAIGPSLYKSPGYDPRKDFAPIGMIGNAPNSLVVHPSFPAKSVAELIAYAKANPDKVNFGSAGAGTASHITGEYFARAAGIKLVHIPYKGTGPALTDLLGGHIPMAFAPIPASHPNVSAGKLRALAVTSVARTGMLPDVPTMIEAGLSGFDASLYYGLVAPAGTPRPVIDKLNKALRDALASDEVKKQLGNDGTEITPGTPEDYADFIDKDEKKWSQLVKASGVEQE